A stretch of the Prochlorococcus marinus str. MIT 0918 genome encodes the following:
- a CDS encoding pilus assembly protein, whose translation MNTAITISDSLITSLCREIDFIRYRYKRINESLSFCKNNLVKKRLLEEINNLNARRIELVDISSEMQKSLSPSTAKLFLYELCKRPLDFSI comes from the coding sequence ATGAATACTGCAATAACCATTTCTGATTCTCTTATAACCAGCTTATGTAGAGAAATTGATTTTATAAGGTATAGATACAAGCGTATAAATGAATCTTTATCCTTTTGCAAGAACAACCTAGTAAAGAAAAGACTTTTAGAAGAAATTAATAATCTCAATGCACGAAGAATTGAATTAGTAGATATATCAAGTGAAATGCAAAAAAGTTTATCTCCTAGTACTGCAAAGTTATTCTTATATGAATTATGTAAACGTCCTTTAGACTTCTCTATTTGA
- a CDS encoding ferritin translates to MTEAISNRTIVNSSPAGRAIAQPMEKSLVELLYLHLTAERHASAQYFAMSIWFAERDLNGFSSFYQKESLSEHQHAVNFSNYLVSRGQTVVLHDLVAPKQQWNSIEEVIADSFQLEADVTSSIHQLYATAERSSDTRTTVFLDPIVEAQTKSEDEFAHILSRVQFAKSQPSALLIIDGELA, encoded by the coding sequence ATGACTGAAGCTATTTCGAATAGAACTATCGTTAATTCTAGCCCAGCTGGTAGGGCTATAGCTCAACCAATGGAGAAATCTTTGGTTGAGTTGTTATATCTTCATTTGACAGCGGAAAGACATGCGAGTGCTCAATATTTTGCAATGTCGATATGGTTTGCAGAAAGAGATTTGAACGGATTTTCATCTTTTTATCAAAAGGAGTCATTATCTGAGCATCAACATGCAGTAAATTTTTCTAATTATTTAGTCTCTAGAGGTCAAACAGTAGTTTTGCATGATTTAGTAGCTCCAAAACAACAATGGAATTCTATTGAAGAAGTTATAGCAGATTCTTTCCAGCTAGAAGCAGATGTAACTTCTTCAATTCATCAACTTTATGCGACAGCTGAAAGATCTAGTGATACAAGAACAACTGTTTTTCTAGATCCCATAGTAGAGGCTCAGACTAAATCAGAAGATGAGTTTGCACATATACTATCTAGAGTACAATTTGCTAAATCTCAGCCATCTGCACTGTTAATAATTGACGGTGAATTAGCTTAA